The Brassica oleracea var. oleracea cultivar TO1000 chromosome C7, BOL, whole genome shotgun sequence sequence CGGCGATCTTCGTCTCAACAAACACTCGCTGCTCCGTTATTGCTCCTTCTAATGCCTGAATCCTTCCGCCGAACGTTTCTTCAACGTCGCGAGCTACGACCTCCTTCAGCAACGCCTGAGATCTCGTTTCCGCCATAGATTCCGAGGATAGAATGACGTCTGATACCTTTGATACAATAAAACGTAATCTCAATAGTAATTCAATATAAGATACAAAGAATCACTCTCATCGGCCAAGAGCTTACAATGAAGAAACAGCTCAAAAGCTCAACAAGGTGAACACACTCAGAGATAGTTTCAAGAGAAAATCACAATACACTTTTCTGAATGAATCTACAATTAGTCTTCCGCTTCCTTTTAACGCTCTGTTTCCATCCGCGTAACAAACTTCTCCAATTGCCTCGTAATCTTCTGGCACGTGTCCCTCTTTATTCAACTCTAACGACCTTCTTCCGAGCTGACACGTGTATTACTCCTTTCCTATAGCATTATAATATTTTCTCGTACACCATCACCAATCAAACCCCACATACAGTATATAAAAAAAATATCCCTCAAGAACCTCAAATTCGATTGAATTCTGCAGTCTCAAAATGGACATAACTTTAATATAATACGAACCACTGCATATATCGTGTGTATTTTGTGTTTCGTACTCCAAACTTGTTTTCCCTGAAAGTCAGTCTATTATATAACTTCAAAAATTTATAGCAATTGATCATTGCTCGTTCATGTTAAGATTAAGAGACATCGAGTTGAGTCCAAAGAACACATATCATTGTGTTGGAAGTTGTGAATTATACCAGATAATTTTCTTCCGACTTTTTCGATGCTTCGAATCTTAAAAAACAAAATCAGTTTTCAAATCCGATTACAAAAAAAATAAAACACACTTATTCCTGAGACTTGAGTTCTTCAGATAGCATAAACTCACACCTTGAAGTCCAGTCCTTAGTACAGCAGTTCCTGGAACACAGGATCTACGCTTTGTCCCCACTCTCCATTGTACATTTCCAAGAGATTCTCCGCAGGTGTGACTCCTGTTCTGACCACTTCAGCGACAGCGTTCAAGAAACCTGCTTCCTTGTAACCTCTACGCTCTAAACCATCCTGAGGTAAGAAGCACACAATAATTTTTTTTATAGCCAGGCACTAGATCGGATAGGTATCTGGCTTGAAGTTTTCTAAGAGAGTTGCTTATGATTATGAACATACCTTTGCGAGTTTCAGGACATCTTCAGCTACATGCTTCAACAAACCATCTCTAAACGGAGTCTTTAAACCAGTTACCGGAACCTGTTGCAAAATCAAGATTTGGTTTAAGAGGAGGTGTTTACGAGAATGTAAATGTGGCTTGTATCGGTTTTACTTTGTTCCTTAGCATCTCTCTTTCTGCTGGAGTCCAGTCAGCTATCAGATCCAATACAGCTTGGAGAACGTCCTCATCATATAACAAACCCACCTGAGGTTTGAAGAAGGTATCAAAACAACGGCCGGTATAACTTGAAAAGCAAGGTAAGCTAATAGATGTAATTACCCAAAAAGCTGGAAGAGCGCACAACCTCCTCCAAGGACCTCCATCAGCACCTCTCATCTCCAAGTATCTCTTCAACCGAACCTATTAATGTAATGGCTCAATATACGACATGGAACTGAAAGTCATTGGCTTATTAATGGGCTCTTTGAGGCATAGATGATAAACCTCTGGGAATATTGTTGTCAGATGATTTTCCCAATCATTATATGTTGGTAGTTCACCTGGGAGACAAGGAAGCTTTCCAGCCAAAAATTGCTGCAGTATTAAGAAAATGATTTGGTTATAAATGGCTCAAGAAGATCCCATAGTTTTCAATTTGTTATTGTTAGACAAGACTAAGGATAAGATTTTGACCCGAAATGTCATTCCAGTACAGTCGACGTATTTCTTGTTTCTGTAGGCAAAGTACATAGGGACATCAAGTGCGTAGTCAACATACCGCTCAAACCTATACCAACCAGAGAAGAACACAAGACAGAGTAGTACAAGTATTAGCCAACGCTTTGAATGAAATATATCCAAAATCATCATACTGAGAACCCGCAGAATAGCATACTGTATTAATCGATAATGCGAAACAGAGTCTTATTATTTTTTACAAGGTTCTCATATTAAACTGACCAGTGTAACGTAATGGTTGTTCTTGGATAAACAAGTTCATACTCACCCGAAAGAGTCATCGAAAACAAAAGGTAGCATTCCTGTGCGGTCCTTGTCAGTGTCTGTCCATATGTGGCTGTCGAAACAAAAGAGAGTTATAACGTGGAAGGGAAACAATAACTAAACGAATATAGTGGATAGATATAGAAACCTTCTCATGCTGAGAAACCCGTTTGGCTTTCCTTCGGTAAAAGGGGAATTTGCAAATAAAGCCGTTGCTATCTGTTCAGTTTGGATAATATTGAGGCAATGGTTAATCATTAATCGTTTAAGAAAACAAGTTTTTGGTTATGCCATAAAAGAGCTCGAGCTTCTCACAGGTTGCAACGCAAGACCAGCACGGAACTTCCTGATCATATCGGCTTCTGAGCTAAAATCCAGATTAACCTGTCAATAAGTTTCAGTACAAGTTTATTGGTGGAAGCTGAAAGTTTAGTTGAAGGAACTTCTCAGTAATGAAAAGTCAGAATGTTCATCTAACCTGAACGGTACACGTTCGAAGCATCATATCAAGTCCGAGGGAACCAACTTTCGGCATGTAGTTTCTCATTATGTCGTATCTCCCCTGCACATATCACATTATATTAAGATCTCACTGCAAGATCCCACAAAAACATGATACTAGTAAAACCTTATAGAAACAACAATAAGATTAACATAACGTTGAACATGTAGAATCAGAGATAGCTGAATTAGCTAAAAAGATAGAAACCTTTTTAAATAATGAGAATAGAGAATGCTTCATACCTTTGGCATGATGGGTATATCCTCCCTACGCCATTTGGGCTGGAAACCGATTCCCAAGAAACCAATTCCCATCTCCTCAGCCACAGCTTTAACCTGTTAATATCAATATAGAGAGTTGGTTTGTTTATCACATCTTAGGGGTAAGAGTATTGACCATTACTAAATTACCTGATAAAGGTGTGAGTTGACTTCAGCACACGTTTGATGCAAAGTCTCAAGAGGAGCACCACTAAGCTCAAACTGACCACCAGGCTCAAGTGAAATGCTTTGCTTCCCCTGATACAACAAAAGAGATAAGAATCATTTATATCAAAATGAAGCAGCTGAGGGAGATGTTATACCTGCTTGAGACCAATGATCTTGTCACCTTCCATAACTTTCTCCCACTCAAATCTCTCAGCGATACTGTTAAGCAGCTCAGCTATCTGATCATACTTCATAGGTCGCAGAGTGTTGACTTCAAACCCAAACTTCTCATGTTCTGTACCTATTCTGCAAAGTTAGCGAAATGGATAAAACAATCTGAGGGTAGCAGCAGTATACATCATAACAAACAAAAAAGTACCTCCATTTATCCTTTGATTTGCAGCCAGAGGCAAGATAGGCAATGAGATCCTCTCTCGTCAACGGCTCAGCTGCAACAACAGCAGCCTCATCCGTAGGAGGGCTAGCCGCAACAATCAACTGATGATTCCCTCTCTTACTCCTGGAGTAGAAGCTATCTTTCATGCTCAACACATCCACACCACCAGAAACTGCTTTAGCTCTAGTCTTTGAGCATAGAGTTCCAGAAGGAACAGTGTACGCTCCTCCTCCCTGAGACAAGAGCGCCATGTCTATATAGGTTTCCTGTAACAACTATTAAGTCATCTCGGTTTATTATAATTACAAATCAAAATTTTGGATCATTAAACCGGAGACGACAAACACAAACCAGAATCAGAGCAAAAACAATTCCGCAAAAATTCCAACTCACAAATTAATCAAAACAACAACAATTATGCAATCTGGGAATCAACGAAGAGAAAGAACACACCTGAATTCGTCAACGATGATGGCGATTTGAAAGAGGAGAAAAGAGATGGAAGGTAGAGCTTTTCAGCAGCTTCGCATCGGCGTCGTCTCCGTTTATATCCCACTGTGTGAGTGTCTGAGAGAGAGAGAGAGAGAGAGAGAGTCAAATAAATTAATAAAATTAATTAATAAATAAACAAAGTAAAAGTGTTGTTTACTCTCTCTCTCTCTCTCTCTCTCTCGAGCACGAGCCGATCAGTGGAGCTGAGCTGTCTAAATGAAGATTCTTTCGCATTTTTTTGCCTCCTACTTCTCTTTTATTTATAAAATTGACCCCTTTAGTTATCAAACTCGATTTTCATCATGTTTGAATTTGGATTGTGATAATAGTTTTTTTATATTTGTTAATCCTATGCTGACACTTTATGAACTTATCACCTCTTATCAAATATTTTAGGTAGAAAAAGAAATAATGGAAGAAATGTGTCACTAACCACATCCTCTCAAATAAAATACTCCAAAACAGATTAACCATGATTAAAGAAAAAGACTATAAAAGCGTATCATTATTATCGTAACGCTTTTGGGTTGATTGGGTGGACAACAAAAGATTTTGTTTGATAATATTTCATACTTTGTAGTTGGTGGGATCAAAGCAGTACTCTATATAGTTTATCAGTGCATTGCGAAGAGTTTTATAGATCTAAGGCAAATTTTAAAAATAAACTTATTTATAACTGTAATAAAAATAATTTTCTAATAAGATATATCACTTTCACTAAATACACAAGTCTAACACTATAAAAAAATAAGTTTATTACATAAATATGTTATATTATGTTATATATGAAAATATACATGAATTCAAAAGGTTGACTTAGTCGACTCTCATGGAATTTTTTTTTTCAAATATAATTTTAAATCATTTGATTAGAAATTATTTTAAATTTTGGAACCCTAAAAGATCATATTAATTAGGAGCATGAAGCGAATGTTTTTTTCAATACATCGTAGGCACACCTCTATATATAGTCTATCATTAACACATGAATGAAAACATGTGAACGGTATATAAAAAGTACAATCAAATTACACAAATGATGATTGGTTGGACTTTAGCTTAGGACTTTAACTTTATTTATTTTTAAAGTATTAATCCTAACCAATCATGCTGTAGCTTTAATTTTAAAATTAAAGTCTTGCTACAGCATCCATAGTTTTATTTTATTTGTTTGTTCATGTTTTACTTTTTTATTAAAACAACTATTAAAGTGCTTTAAAAATTGTAGTATTTTTCTACGGCAAAAACATAATGCTATAACAATAAAAACTACAGCCTAAATCTTATAGCTACATTTCTACATCTACATTCCAACCAATCATTCAACAATACAAATACTAAAATAGACTTACCTTTAGTTTTAATAATTTTTGGAACGAAGGACATCGGTAATGTGGCCTATTAAACACTTTAATGTAGACCTTAAATGAATAATGAATCTATATAGTTAAAGTCTTTTATAAATGTTTTCGAGAAAAATCAAAATTCAGTAGTCTCTGGTATTTTTTTATAGCTAAAATAGAATGCCTGATATAAAACCCGTTAATCCTAATACTTGGGAAAACCAGTCTTTCAATCTTGAAAGAAATATGAAGAAAATTTTGATTTTAAAATAATTAGAACCTAAACTAAAAACTATATCGATCAACGCCTAACATATATTATCAATTAAACAAACCAAAACATGTGAAAACTTTTTTTGTTGGTGTAAGGAAGCTCAAATAAGGATAAGCATTATCGTGTCAAATGGAGTCTATATCATACGAAGGTTTGTAAATGTTGTTTTTCACGCAGGCAAAAAAAAACCCCAAAGTAATATTTATCTGAGAAATGTTGTACCATACGATCCATAACTGCTTTGCATATCGATGTTTTATGAAAATGTGCTGAAAGAACATGTGGTGTTGACTGTTGTTATAATCAGTAATCTACTATTTTATAAAATTAACTAGGGCTTGCCGGCTTAACTAGGGCTTGCCGGCTGCCACTAAAATAAAAAGCAAGTAGTGGCAGACTGCCTGCGTGTGCATCTACGTAAGTGGAAAAAAAAAATCTCTTTCTACGTAGCATATTAATTTTTTTTTGTTAACATCATATTTAATTTCCCTGCTCTAAAAAGCGTCCGTAGTGGACGATTACGCGCCGCTACAACGCTGATCGGAAGAGTTCCGTGGCGAATACACTCTACGCGGCCAGAAAAATCGGAGTAAGAAGAAAAAAAATCTGTTTTGATCTTTTCAAACTTGAAATGATGTCTATATCATAGATCTATCATAAATCGAGACTTATAATAAGAAAACGAAACTGAAACGAAGCAAATCATACCAAAATTTGATGAAAATTGTTGAGGAATGAAAAAGCTGCGTGAAACTAGGTCTGGAGGTGAAAGAAGAAGATAAAAGCGAAATTACGATACCGGCCTTCATTAAATAAAAACAGGAATTGTTTAAAAAAATTAGTGATTTGGGAGTTCAAATTCAAGAAGGGGCAGTCGTTATAACTTACCAAACCGTTAGGCTACATTGACTTTGTTGTCTTCTTTGCTAAGGTAAATATTTCATGGATCTAATTAATAGTTAAATATATCAAAAATTCTGCCCGCATAATTTTTGAGCTTATCCCGCTTTTATGTTAACTCGCTAGGCCTAGGTCAGGTGCACGAGTTGCTCCTACCGAGTTTCTGAACAGAGTTTAATTTAATATCACATGAAATAGCTAATACTATATCCAGAACGAATGAATGAACACGATATAATGTTATATATATATACCCATAGGCAAAGTAGGTGGACACGTGAGTGAAATATATGGCGGGCGGCCATGACTTTTATTCTCCACACATCAAGGCGTAACGGAACCCACTTCAGCAGTTTCTTGCTATTCCTATCAAAACTCGTCACCAATTGTTTCACAAAACTTATGTTAATATATAGTTTAACATTTAACATTTGACACAATCGAAATTTAAAAAGAAATATAACAAAAAAAAAGAGATTGAGACAGCCAGTGGCAGAACCAGACAAAAAATTAATCAGGGGCAACATATAATTTGAACGGGGGGGGGGTGCATTAGCATAGAATTTTCAAAAAATCAATGAAAATAAAATTTATTTGAACAATTCATACGGGTCAATTGCCCCCCTTCCCTCCTCTCTACCTCCGTCACTGGAAACAGCCGTAAGAATGTGAAGTCAGAAATACTAAAATGATACGAAATACTTTCAATCTATTTCTCCTTTATACCAGAACCTCAACAGTTTTCAGTATAAATTAAGGCTAAAACCAGTTTGAAAACCAATTTGAAAACCAATTGGTTTACAGCGACAAGTGAATTAGAATTTTGGAAATCGATTGATTTTGGTCTTTCAACTTAAAACTTAAACTAGACCCTGATCCGCGCGCCGGATATGAATTTTCAGTTTTTAATTATTTATTTTATTAAATGATGTATTTGTAATATTCGCTCATATTATATTCATTAAGTAAATAATTTTTTTTGCATCTTAAACTATTTATTTTTTTACGAATGTGTGATATCATATAAAAAATATTAAAAAATGAGTATAGAGTTAATTAGATAATTTTAAAAACAGAAATTTTTCTTTCATATGCGATATCATATAAATAATGATCCGTCCAGTTAACAAAAATCATGATTATTTTATGTGTAATCTTTTTTATTTTGACCATTTCCTTAAAACTATATTAAATTTTACATATTTTAATTAGAATATTTTTAATATCTTTACCTTTTTATTTGAAATGCAACTCAATATTTTTTTAACAATTATAACAAAATATTTAAAAAATATTTTTAGAATTTGTTTGAAAAATATGAAAATTACATTTTAAATTAAAATTATCCTAAAATATGATAAGTTTTGATGNNNNNNNNNNNNNNNNNNNNNNNNNNNNNNNNNNNNNNNNNNNNNNNNNNNNNNNNNNNNNNNNNNNNNNNNNNNNNNNNNNNNNNNNNNNNNNNNNNNNNNNNNNNAATTTAATCAACTGAAAATAATATCCGTACAATTGTGTGAGTCAAATTCTAGTTTTATTGATGCATGTTATATATTAATGATGCATGTTTTAGGTAACATTTTAATGATGCACATTTTTAAAAATCTCCATTATTAAAATTATGCACGTAAGGATAACTCATGAGTTTTTTTTGTTGATTAAATGACATTATGTCCAAATTTATTTAAGGATATTTCATTAAGGTAACTGAAAAAGACAAACAATAAAATAGGAAGTTTAAATGCATTTAAGCATATTTCATTAATGTAACTGAAAAGACAAGTAATAAATTATGCAGTTTTATTCGTTTTAGGATATTTCATAAATGCAACTGAAAAAAGACAAGCAAAAAAAAAAAGAGTTTAATTAAT is a genomic window containing:
- the LOC106301145 gene encoding glutamate--cysteine ligase, chloroplastic-like, producing the protein MALLSQGGGAYTVPSGTLCSKTRAKAVSGGVDVLSMKDSFYSRSKRGNHQLIVAASPPTDEAAVVAAEPLTREDLIAYLASGCKSKDKWRIGTEHEKFGFEVNTLRPMKYDQIAELLNSIAERFEWEKVMEGDKIIGLKQGKQSISLEPGGQFELSGAPLETLHQTCAEVNSHLYQVKAVAEEMGIGFLGIGFQPKWRREDIPIMPKGRYDIMRNYMPKVGSLGLDMMLRTCTVQVNLDFSSEADMIRKFRAGLALQPIATALFANSPFTEGKPNGFLSMRSHIWTDTDKDRTGMLPFVFDDSFGFERYVDYALDVPMYFAYRNKKYVDCTGMTFRQFLAGKLPCLPGELPTYNDWENHLTTIFPEVRLKRYLEMRGADGGPWRRLCALPAFWVGLLYDEDVLQAVLDLIADWTPAEREMLRNKVPVTGLKTPFRDGLLKHVAEDVLKLAKDGLERRGYKEAGFLNAVAEVVRTGVTPAENLLEMYNGEWGQSVDPVFQELLY